A window of the Helianthus annuus cultivar XRQ/B chromosome 4, HanXRQr2.0-SUNRISE, whole genome shotgun sequence genome harbors these coding sequences:
- the LOC110933697 gene encoding uncharacterized protein LOC110933697, with translation MAVQDEDKTAFRTPTGLYCYTKMPFGLKNAGATYQRLMNETFSDAIGKYIEVYMDDLVIMSKEESAMLANIQKTFNTLRSVSIKLNPAKCSFGMEEGKFLGFIVTKDGFKVNPEKVQAIERMPSPANVKDMQKLAGRLAALNRTLNDPETRYAIMEKLVLALIHASRRLRRYFANHVIHVLTNYNIGNILARPEVSGRLAKWAIELGGHNVVFRPRPSIKGQVLADFMTEVPDDKDRECKAMEKAEKKQTEEPWLLYTDGASNEDGAGAGLRLVSLDKHEFTYAIRLDFKSTNNEAEYEAFLAGLRLAIKMGVRHIEAHVDSMLVAGQINGQYEAKGDIMALYLNQAKTLLQTFYSYKVHHINRSENKPADALSKLASTSFQHLAKDVRIEVLSNPSVPLREVSVIQTGTTSWMTPIIMYLQSGILPENKAEARKIQYKSEHYQMADGILYRKSYLGLLLRCVDADDANYLIREVHEGICGIHAGPRMVVAKVMNAGYYWLGMHLDAVKELRKCSGCQRHARKTMRPKNELVPVTTAWPFQQWGIDMVGPFPEAPGAVKFIIVAVDYFTKWVEAKALASTTSAVVK, from the exons ATGGCCGTCCAAGATGAGGacaaaaccgcattccgcacgccAACAGGGTTGTATTGCTACACCAAGATGCCGTTCGGCTTAaagaatgcaggtgcaacgtaccaaagGTTGATGAACGAAACATTCAGTGACGCCATCGGTAAGTACATAGAAGTGTACATGGATGATCTGGTAATCATGAGCAAGGAGGAGAGCGCGATGCTGGCAAATATCCAGAAGACCTTCAACACGCTGCGCAGCGTAAGCATCAAACTGAATCCAGCAAAGTGCTCATTCGgaatggaagaaggaaagttttTGGGCTTCATAGTCACTAAAGATGGTTTTAAGGTGAATCCAGAAAAGGTCCAGGCCATAGAAAGGATGCCTTCACCAGCAAACGTCAAAGACATGCAAAAGCTTGCAGGACGATTGGCAGCACTCAATCG AACCTTGAACGACCCAGAAACCAGATACGCAATCATGGAAAAGCTTGTCCTTGCACTGATTCACGCGTCAAGAAGGCTGCGCAGATATTTCGCCAATCACGTCATCCACGTGCTAACAAACTACAATATTGGGAATATCCTAGCAAGGCCAGAAGTATCAGGAAGGTTGgccaaatgggcaatagagctaGGGGGACACAATGTGGTTTTCAGACCACGTCCATCAATCAAGGGCCAAGTCTTGGCAGATTTTATGACAGAAGTGCCAGACGACAAAGACAGAGAATGCAAGGCGATGGAGAAAGCTGAGAAAAAACAAACAGAAGAGCCATGGCTACTGTACACAGATGGTGCATCCAACGAAGATGGGGCAGGCGCAGGGCTAAGGCTAGTAAGCCTTGACAAACATGAGTTCACATACGCCATACGCCTGGACTTCAAGAGCACAAACAATGAAGCAGAGTACGAAGCCTTTCTGGCCGGCTTGCGTTTGGCAATCAAAATGGGGGTCCGACACATCGAAGCACATGTGGACTCCATGTTAGTAGCAGGCCAAATCAACGGCCAGTATGAAGCCAAGGGCGACATAATGGCACTCTATCTCAACCAAGCGAAGACATTGTTACAAACTTTCTATTCCTACAAGGTGCATCACATAAACCGCAGCGAAAACAAGCCGGCAGATGCTTTGAGCAAGCTTGCGTCGACAAGTTTCCAACACCTAGCAAAGGATGTGCGCATAGAAGTTTTGAGCAACCCATCTGTTCCACTCAGAGAAGTCAGCGTCATCCAAACAGGAACCACGTCCTGGATGACACCCATAATCATGTACTTACAGTCCGGGATACTTCCAGAAAACAAAGCTGAAGCGCGAAAGATACAATATAAATCAGAACATTATCAGATGGCAGACGGGATACTGTATCGAAAGTCATATCTCGGCCTGCTGCTAAGATGTGTTGATGCCGACGACGCAAACTATCTGATCCGGGAAGTACATGAAGGCATTTGTGGTATCCATGCCGGGCCGCGAATGGTAGTGGCAAAAGTAATGAATGCCGGATACTACTGGCTCGGGATGCACCTCGATGCCGTGAAAGAGTTGAGAAAATGCAGTGGCTGCCAGAGGCACGCACGAAAAACCATGCGCCCCAAAAACGAGCTGGTACCAGTAACAACCGCATGGCCTTTtcagcaatggggcatagacatggtggGCCCCTTTCCAGAAGCTCCGGGGGCAGTTAAGTTCATCATAGTCgcggtcgattacttcaccaagtgggtagaagCAAAGGCACTTGCATCAACCACGTCGGCAGTCGTTAAATGA